The Carassius gibelio isolate Cgi1373 ecotype wild population from Czech Republic chromosome B14, carGib1.2-hapl.c, whole genome shotgun sequence genome has a segment encoding these proteins:
- the pdgfc gene encoding platelet-derived growth factor C isoform X2 has product MHESVAESSHISKIHHASTKEQNGVHDSQHEKVLSVTGDGNIQSPDFPNTYPRSTVIVWRLVAVTESSRIQLTFDPRFGLEDAEDGICKYDYVEVEEPVGGVVLGRWCGSEMVPGPQVSKGNQILIRFVSDEYFPSDPGFCIHYSLLQQRQSEPETPAVMPAWMQSVDVLSEAVAGFSTMEEVMKYLEPERWQVDIEDLYKPSWQVVGKSFFHQKKSRGAVDLNLLREEVRLYSCTPRNFSVSLREELKRTDAIFWPSCLLVKRCGGNCACCSHNCYDCQCSPTKVAKKYHEVLMLKHRAGGRGLQKTLTDVPLEHHEECSCVCKNDSD; this is encoded by the exons gAGTGCATGATTCTCAACACGAAAAGGTCCTCAGTGTCACTGGGGATGGAAATATTCAAAGTCCTGACTTCCCCAACACTTATCCCCGGAGTACAGTTATAGTGTGGCGGCTGGTGGCAGTCACAGAAAGTTCCAGGATCCAGCTGACCTTTGATCCTCGCTTTGGTCTGGAGGACGCCGAGGACGGCATTTGCAA GTATGATTATGTGGAGGTGGAGGAGCCTGTCGGAGGCGTGGTGTTGGGGCGTTGGTGTGGCTCAGAGATGGTTCCAGGACCCCAGGTGTCCAAGGGAAACCAGATCCTGATCCGCTTCGTCTCTGATGAATACTTTCCCTCGGACCCAGGATTCTGCATCCACTACTCTTTGCTTCAGCAG AGGCAGTCGGAGCCCGAGACCCCTGCAGTGATGCCTGCGTGGATGCAGAGTGTGGATGTTCTGAGTGAAGCTGTCGCTGGATTCAGCACAATGGAGGAAGTAATGAAATACCTGGAGCCGGAACGCTGGCAGGTGGACATAGAGGACCTCTACAAGCCTTCCTGGCAGGTGGTGGGCAAATCATTCTTCCACCAAAAGAAATCCAGAG GAGCGGTGGACCTGAACCTGCTTCGTGAGGAGGTTCGGCTTTACAGTTGCACTCCACGGAACTTTTCCGTCTCGTTGCGTGAGGAGCTGAAAAGGACGGACGCCATCTTCTGGCCCAGCTGCCTGCTGGTGAAGCGCTGTGGAGGGAACTGTGCATGCTGCTCTCACAACTGCTACGATTGCCAGTGCTCGCCCACCAAAGTGGCCAAAAAATACCATGAG GTTCTGATGCTGAAACACCGAGCAGGGGGTCGGGGGCTGCAAAAGACTCTAACAGATGTCCCCCTGGAGCACCATGAGGAGTGTAGCTGTGTGTGTAAAAATGACTCCGACTAA